In Alosa sapidissima isolate fAloSap1 chromosome 4, fAloSap1.pri, whole genome shotgun sequence, the following are encoded in one genomic region:
- the LOC121707765 gene encoding glutathione hydrolase 7-like isoform X3 translates to MLRGLHQAHQLYGRMPWHDVVVRAANIAKEGFNVSDSLARAIDSQKGKNVSTNFRAMFLPRGQPLPPLSTLKLPHLATLLERVASHGMEEFYHGNVSEEIALTVQANGGVLTRADLANYSSVLQEALTSQFKGYQVHVPPPPSAGGALLYFLNIIEGFKFTEQNQEGSAPHWIAEALKAALDLANGLVDPKFDSSVSGTISNMLSKSHAAVLRHMISNSSYAGGPGFNSRASSEHSGLRSLRGDASASSQVLVMGPDDVIVSLSCSLNWPFGSGLITPSGIVLNSQVMNFSWLTAPPNMTFLNQHNRLQRGKRPLSFLMPTIVRQMGRQCGQSVALGASIGHWALSGIAQVLIKLMSAHKNLTYSLSEGRLHPSLQTNVILVDSEFQEGRVQALRQRGHVVQRVEHLSLVLGAERRGDVMHGVTDPRSTEASAQAITRPSPGVQIKPGS, encoded by the exons ATGCTCAGAgggctacaccaggcacatCAGCTGTATGGAAG GATGCCATGGCATGATGTGGTGGTGAGAGCAGCCAACATTGCAAAAGAAGGATTCAATGTCTCTGACAGCCTGG CTCGGGCCATAGACTCTCAGAAAGGGAAGAATGTCTCTACGAACTTCAGGGCAATGTTCTTACCTCGGGGTCAGCCACTTCCTCCACTCTCCACCCTGAAGCTACCCCATCTGGCCACTCTTCTGGAACGTGTTGCCAGCCATGGGATGGAGGAGTTCTACCACGGGAATGTGTCTGAGGAAATTGcattaaca GTGCAGGCAAATGGGGGAGTGCTTACCAGAGCGGACCTGGCTAACTACAGCTCGGTGCTACAAGAGGCTTTAACAAGCCAGTTTAAAG GATACCAGGTGCATGTACCTCCTCCACCCAGTGCTGGTGGAGCTCTGCTGTACTTCCTCAATATCATAGAGGGCTTTAAATTCACTGAACAAAATCAAGAAGGTAGTGCCCCCCACTGGATTGCAGAG GCCCTAAAAGCAGCCCTAGACCTGGCAAATGGGTTAGTGGACCCCAAGTTTGACTCCTCTGTCTCAGGCACCATCTCTAACATGCTCAG TAAATCACATGCCGCCGTGCTGCGTCACATGATTAGCAATTCCAGCTATGCAGGAGGTCCTGGGTTCAACTCCCGGGCAAGCTCCGAACACTCAGGACTCCGTAGCCTGCGGGGCGATGCTAGTGCTTCCAGCCAAGTGCTTGTCATGGGCCCTGATGACGTTATTGTGTCACTGTCGTG CTCTCTCAATTGGCCCTTTGGAAGTGGACTCATCACCCCATCTGGTATTGTTTTAAACAGCCAAGTTATGAACTTCTCCTGGCTTACAGCTCCTCCGAACATGACCTTTTTGAACCAG CATAACAGGCTCCAGAGAGGGAAGAGGCCCCTGTCCTTTCTCATGCCCACCATAGTGAGACAGATGGGCAGGCAGTGTGGGCAGTCTGTGGCCCTGGGGGCCTCCATAGGTCACTGGGCCCTAAGTGGCATAGCTCAG GTGCTGATTAAACTGATGTCAGCCCACAAAAATCTGACTTACTCTTTATCGGAAGGGAGACTCCACCCAAGTCTGCAAACAAACGTTATTCTGGTTGATT CTGAGTTCCAGGAGGGGCGTGTACAGGCACTGCGTCAGAGGGGCCATGTTGTCCAGAGGGTGGAGCATCTCTCCCTGGTGCTGGGAGCCGAACGAAGAGGAGATGTGATGCACGGAGTCACAGATCCACGCTCCACTGAGGCCTCGGCTCAGGCCATCACAAGGCCCTCGCCAGGGGTCCAGATTAAGCCAGGATCTTGA